From the genome of Bactrocera oleae isolate idBacOlea1 chromosome 2, idBacOlea1, whole genome shotgun sequence, one region includes:
- the LOC106617302 gene encoding signal transducer and transcription activator isoform X7: MTLWKSIVRSPELEKRMTQYYDVKGLTEIRVQFASWIEEFIMSHHQLPTNEKILEQLVNSFYDGLKQKLITLDGDSLLKFKIREICAHLARTTPLELYTYFRNGLLREIQALKEGMPQNPYMYNTALVGGHVNGIGGMNAGNPYLSGVGVSHINDVHMAEDAYALPARIQKLAVDVENMRMAIHNFQGEQDSVYNYFSDFNQTRAMMSAQDIQERENQFKEQYLILSERKKVVVTDLRRVINEYDTIQEQVIMALKMWQRNQALAGNGAPFHDNLDEIQRCIEMLVDMITKIQLYVTNLLAMGEDPILTDLLNHVRSTQKILVLSAFIVERQPPQVMKTHTRFAAAVRWLIGPQLEIYRTNPTIECVILSEAQAQRHAAHNSTSDMQTAAPPQSSGEILNNVSSMEFQQATRVFSASFRNMQLKKIKRAEKKGTESVMDEKFSLLFYTTVVFNEFKISCWTLSLPVVVIVHGNQEPQSWATITWDNAFSDITREPFQVPEKVRWAQLSVALDTKFGSATGRNLTEDNLNFLYEKLFRNEAGEHNEFITWAQFCKEPLPDRTFTFWDWFFAIMKLTKDHLLNLWKEGLIVGFINKRKTLEEILPMQQYGTFLLRFSDSELGGITVAFVDDQGNKLMLAPWTSRDLNIRCLADRIHDLNVLRTVFPKNLARDEAFGSFYSHHVEQTTRDGYVANTIRAHVPAIEGGSVVGTPQHQPQDISIPKYFMQL; this comes from the exons ATGACTCTGTGGAAGAGTATCGTACGCTCTCCAGAGCTTGAAAAGCGCATGACTCAGTACTACGATGTCAAGGGCCTTACCGAGATACGCGTGCAATTTGCATCGTGGATTGAAGAGTTTATaat GTCGCATCACCAATTGCCAACTAACGAGAAAATTTTAGAACAACTAGTCAACTCATTCTACGACGGGCTCAAACAGAAGCTCATTACATTGGATGGTGATAgtttattaaagtttaaaattcgTGAAATTTGCGCACATTTAGCACGAACAACACCCCTTGAGCTATACACGTACTTTCGTAACGGTTTACTTCGTGAAATTCAGGCATTGAAGGAAGGAATGCCACAAAATCCCTACATGTATAATACAGCACTTGTTGGTGGTCATGTAAATGGGATCGGCGGCATGAATGCAGGTAATCCCTATTTGAGCGGTGTTGGCGTTAGCCACATCAACGATGTGCATATGGCCGAAGATGCGTATGCATTGCCGGCGCGCATACAAAAGCTAGCCGTTGATGTTGAGAATATGCGTATGGCCATACACAATTTCCAAGGTGAACAGGATTcggtatataattattttagtgaTTTCAACCAAACGCGTGCAATGATGTCGGCACAAGATATACAGGAACGTGAAAATCAATTTAAGGAACAGTATCTCATTTTATCTGAACGCAAGAAGGTTGTCGTCACTGATTTGCGACGCGTTATCAACGAATACGATACGATACAAGAGCAGGTGATAATGGCATTGAAAATGTGGCAACGTAATCAGGCTTTGGCTGGCAATGGTGCGCCATTCCATGACAATTTAGATGAGATACAACGCTGCATAGAGATGTTGGTGGATATGATtactaaaattcaattatacGTTACTAATCTGCTTGCGATGGGCGAGGATCCGATATTGACTGATTTGCTAAATCATGTACGTTCTACACAAAAAATTCTGGTGTTGTCGGCTTTTATAGTGGAACGCCAGCCGCCACAAGTGATGAAAACACATACGAG ATTTGCCGCTGCTGTACGATGGTTGATTGGCCCACAACTGGAGATATACAGAACTAATCCAACTATAGAATGCGTTATACTCTCAG AGGCCCAAGCCCAACGGCACGCCGCTCACAACAGCACTTCGGATATGCAAACCGCCGCTCCACCGCAGTCTTCtggtgaaattttaaataacgttAGCTCTATGGAATTCCAACAAGCTACCCGAGTATTCTCAGCCAGTTTTAG aaatatgcaattgaaaaaaattaagcggGCCGAAAAGAAAGGCACCGAGAGTGTTATGGACGAGAAGTTCTCTTTACTCTTCTACACAACTGTCGTTTTCAACGAATTCAAGATAAGT TGCTGGACACTTTCTTTGCCAGTTGTTGTGATTGTGCATGGAAATCAGGAGCCACAGTCCTGGGCTACTATCACTTGGGATAATGCATTTTCCGATATAACGCGTGAACCCTTCCAAGTGCCAGAGAAAGTACGCTGGGCGCAATTGTCTGTGGCTTTGGATACGAAGTTTGGTTCGGCGACTGGAAGAAATTTAACCGAAGATAACTTGAATTTTCTTT atgaGAAACTTTTCCGCAACGAAGCTGGAGAGCATAATGAGTTCATAACTTGGGCCCAGTTCTGCAAAGAACCTCTGCCTGATCGAACATTCACCTTCTGGGATTGGTTCTTTGCCATAATGAAATTGACCAAGGATCATTTATTGAATCTGTGGAAAGAGGGTCTTATTGTTGGTTTCATAAATAAGCGCAAGACTTTGGAAGAAATTTTACCTATGCAACAATATGGCACATTTTTACTGCGTTTCTCTGACAGCGAATTGG GTGGTATAACTGTAGCTTTTGTCGACGATCAGGGTAATAAACTTATGTTGGCACCTTGGACGTCACGAGATTTAAATATACGCTGTTTGGCCGACCGCATACATGACTTGAACGTTTTACGTACTGTCTTTCCAAAGAATTTGGCACGTGATGAGGCGTTTGGTAGCTTCTACTCACACCACGTCG AACAAACAACACGTGATGGCTATGTTGCAAATACAATAAGGGCACACGTGCCGGCCATAGAGGGCGGTTCTGTGGTGGGCACGCCGCAACATCAACCGCAAGATATATCAATACCGAa
- the LOC106617302 gene encoding signal transducer and transcription activator isoform X5, translated as MTLWKSIVRSPELEKRMTQYYDVKGLTEIRVQFASWIEEFIMSHHQLPTNEKILEQLVNSFYDGLKQKLITLDGDSLLKFKIREICAHLARTTPLELYTYFRNGLLREIQALKEGMPQNPYMYNTALVGGHVNGIGGMNAGNPYLSGVGVSHINDVHMAEDAYALPARIQKLAVDVENMRMAIHNFQGEQDSVYNYFSDFNQTRAMMSAQDIQERENQFKEQYLILSERKKVVVTDLRRVINEYDTIQEQVIMALKMWQRNQALAGNGAPFHDNLDEIQRCIEMLVDMITKIQLYVTNLLAMGEDPILTDLLNHVRSTQKILVLSAFIVERQPPQVMKTHTRFAAAVRWLIGPQLEIYRTNPTIECVILSEAQAQRHAAHNSTSDMQTAAPPQSSGEILNNVSSMEFQQATRVFSASFRNMQLKKIKRAEKKGTESVMDEKFSLLFYTTVVFNEFKISCWTLSLPVVVIVHGNQEPQSWATITWDNAFSDITREPFQVPEKVRWAQLSVALDTKFGSATGRNLTEDNLNFLYEKLFRNEAGEHNEFITWAQFCKEPLPDRTFTFWDWFFAIMKLTKDHLLNLWKEGLIVGFINKRKTLEEILPMQQYGTFLLRFSDSELGGITVAFVDDQGNKLMLAPWTSRDLNIRCLADRIHDLNVLRTVFPKNLARDEAFGSFYSHHVEEQTTRDGYVANTIRAHVPAIEGGSVVGTPQHQPQDISIPKSQSNTLMHL; from the exons ATGACTCTGTGGAAGAGTATCGTACGCTCTCCAGAGCTTGAAAAGCGCATGACTCAGTACTACGATGTCAAGGGCCTTACCGAGATACGCGTGCAATTTGCATCGTGGATTGAAGAGTTTATaat GTCGCATCACCAATTGCCAACTAACGAGAAAATTTTAGAACAACTAGTCAACTCATTCTACGACGGGCTCAAACAGAAGCTCATTACATTGGATGGTGATAgtttattaaagtttaaaattcgTGAAATTTGCGCACATTTAGCACGAACAACACCCCTTGAGCTATACACGTACTTTCGTAACGGTTTACTTCGTGAAATTCAGGCATTGAAGGAAGGAATGCCACAAAATCCCTACATGTATAATACAGCACTTGTTGGTGGTCATGTAAATGGGATCGGCGGCATGAATGCAGGTAATCCCTATTTGAGCGGTGTTGGCGTTAGCCACATCAACGATGTGCATATGGCCGAAGATGCGTATGCATTGCCGGCGCGCATACAAAAGCTAGCCGTTGATGTTGAGAATATGCGTATGGCCATACACAATTTCCAAGGTGAACAGGATTcggtatataattattttagtgaTTTCAACCAAACGCGTGCAATGATGTCGGCACAAGATATACAGGAACGTGAAAATCAATTTAAGGAACAGTATCTCATTTTATCTGAACGCAAGAAGGTTGTCGTCACTGATTTGCGACGCGTTATCAACGAATACGATACGATACAAGAGCAGGTGATAATGGCATTGAAAATGTGGCAACGTAATCAGGCTTTGGCTGGCAATGGTGCGCCATTCCATGACAATTTAGATGAGATACAACGCTGCATAGAGATGTTGGTGGATATGATtactaaaattcaattatacGTTACTAATCTGCTTGCGATGGGCGAGGATCCGATATTGACTGATTTGCTAAATCATGTACGTTCTACACAAAAAATTCTGGTGTTGTCGGCTTTTATAGTGGAACGCCAGCCGCCACAAGTGATGAAAACACATACGAG ATTTGCCGCTGCTGTACGATGGTTGATTGGCCCACAACTGGAGATATACAGAACTAATCCAACTATAGAATGCGTTATACTCTCAG AGGCCCAAGCCCAACGGCACGCCGCTCACAACAGCACTTCGGATATGCAAACCGCCGCTCCACCGCAGTCTTCtggtgaaattttaaataacgttAGCTCTATGGAATTCCAACAAGCTACCCGAGTATTCTCAGCCAGTTTTAG aaatatgcaattgaaaaaaattaagcggGCCGAAAAGAAAGGCACCGAGAGTGTTATGGACGAGAAGTTCTCTTTACTCTTCTACACAACTGTCGTTTTCAACGAATTCAAGATAAGT TGCTGGACACTTTCTTTGCCAGTTGTTGTGATTGTGCATGGAAATCAGGAGCCACAGTCCTGGGCTACTATCACTTGGGATAATGCATTTTCCGATATAACGCGTGAACCCTTCCAAGTGCCAGAGAAAGTACGCTGGGCGCAATTGTCTGTGGCTTTGGATACGAAGTTTGGTTCGGCGACTGGAAGAAATTTAACCGAAGATAACTTGAATTTTCTTT atgaGAAACTTTTCCGCAACGAAGCTGGAGAGCATAATGAGTTCATAACTTGGGCCCAGTTCTGCAAAGAACCTCTGCCTGATCGAACATTCACCTTCTGGGATTGGTTCTTTGCCATAATGAAATTGACCAAGGATCATTTATTGAATCTGTGGAAAGAGGGTCTTATTGTTGGTTTCATAAATAAGCGCAAGACTTTGGAAGAAATTTTACCTATGCAACAATATGGCACATTTTTACTGCGTTTCTCTGACAGCGAATTGG GTGGTATAACTGTAGCTTTTGTCGACGATCAGGGTAATAAACTTATGTTGGCACCTTGGACGTCACGAGATTTAAATATACGCTGTTTGGCCGACCGCATACATGACTTGAACGTTTTACGTACTGTCTTTCCAAAGAATTTGGCACGTGATGAGGCGTTTGGTAGCTTCTACTCACACCACGTCG AAGAACAAACAACACGTGATGGCTATGTTGCAAATACAATAAGGGCACACGTGCCGGCCATAGAGGGCGGTTCTGTGGTGGGCACGCCGCAACATCAACCGCAAGATATATCAATACCGAa
- the LOC106617302 gene encoding signal transducer and transcription activator isoform X8 — MSHHQLPTNEKILEQLVNSFYDGLKQKLITLDGDSLLKFKIREICAHLARTTPLELYTYFRNGLLREIQALKEGMPQNPYMYNTALVGGHVNGIGGMNAGNPYLSGVGVSHINDVHMAEDAYALPARIQKLAVDVENMRMAIHNFQGEQDSVYNYFSDFNQTRAMMSAQDIQERENQFKEQYLILSERKKVVVTDLRRVINEYDTIQEQVIMALKMWQRNQALAGNGAPFHDNLDEIQRCIEMLVDMITKIQLYVTNLLAMGEDPILTDLLNHVRSTQKILVLSAFIVERQPPQVMKTHTRFAAAVRWLIGPQLEIYRTNPTIECVILSEAQAQRHAAHNSTSDMQTAAPPQSSGEILNNVSSMEFQQATRVFSASFRNMQLKKIKRAEKKGTESVMDEKFSLLFYTTVVFNEFKISCWTLSLPVVVIVHGNQEPQSWATITWDNAFSDITREPFQVPEKVRWAQLSVALDTKFGSATGRNLTEDNLNFLYEKLFRNEAGEHNEFITWAQFCKEPLPDRTFTFWDWFFAIMKLTKDHLLNLWKEGLIVGFINKRKTLEEILPMQQYGTFLLRFSDSELGGITVAFVDDQGNKLMLAPWTSRDLNIRCLADRIHDLNVLRTVFPKNLARDEAFGSFYSHHVEEQTTRDGYVANTIRAHVPAIEGGSVVGTPQHQPQDISIPNFSDFESIIYDGCG, encoded by the exons GTCGCATCACCAATTGCCAACTAACGAGAAAATTTTAGAACAACTAGTCAACTCATTCTACGACGGGCTCAAACAGAAGCTCATTACATTGGATGGTGATAgtttattaaagtttaaaattcgTGAAATTTGCGCACATTTAGCACGAACAACACCCCTTGAGCTATACACGTACTTTCGTAACGGTTTACTTCGTGAAATTCAGGCATTGAAGGAAGGAATGCCACAAAATCCCTACATGTATAATACAGCACTTGTTGGTGGTCATGTAAATGGGATCGGCGGCATGAATGCAGGTAATCCCTATTTGAGCGGTGTTGGCGTTAGCCACATCAACGATGTGCATATGGCCGAAGATGCGTATGCATTGCCGGCGCGCATACAAAAGCTAGCCGTTGATGTTGAGAATATGCGTATGGCCATACACAATTTCCAAGGTGAACAGGATTcggtatataattattttagtgaTTTCAACCAAACGCGTGCAATGATGTCGGCACAAGATATACAGGAACGTGAAAATCAATTTAAGGAACAGTATCTCATTTTATCTGAACGCAAGAAGGTTGTCGTCACTGATTTGCGACGCGTTATCAACGAATACGATACGATACAAGAGCAGGTGATAATGGCATTGAAAATGTGGCAACGTAATCAGGCTTTGGCTGGCAATGGTGCGCCATTCCATGACAATTTAGATGAGATACAACGCTGCATAGAGATGTTGGTGGATATGATtactaaaattcaattatacGTTACTAATCTGCTTGCGATGGGCGAGGATCCGATATTGACTGATTTGCTAAATCATGTACGTTCTACACAAAAAATTCTGGTGTTGTCGGCTTTTATAGTGGAACGCCAGCCGCCACAAGTGATGAAAACACATACGAG ATTTGCCGCTGCTGTACGATGGTTGATTGGCCCACAACTGGAGATATACAGAACTAATCCAACTATAGAATGCGTTATACTCTCAG AGGCCCAAGCCCAACGGCACGCCGCTCACAACAGCACTTCGGATATGCAAACCGCCGCTCCACCGCAGTCTTCtggtgaaattttaaataacgttAGCTCTATGGAATTCCAACAAGCTACCCGAGTATTCTCAGCCAGTTTTAG aaatatgcaattgaaaaaaattaagcggGCCGAAAAGAAAGGCACCGAGAGTGTTATGGACGAGAAGTTCTCTTTACTCTTCTACACAACTGTCGTTTTCAACGAATTCAAGATAAGT TGCTGGACACTTTCTTTGCCAGTTGTTGTGATTGTGCATGGAAATCAGGAGCCACAGTCCTGGGCTACTATCACTTGGGATAATGCATTTTCCGATATAACGCGTGAACCCTTCCAAGTGCCAGAGAAAGTACGCTGGGCGCAATTGTCTGTGGCTTTGGATACGAAGTTTGGTTCGGCGACTGGAAGAAATTTAACCGAAGATAACTTGAATTTTCTTT atgaGAAACTTTTCCGCAACGAAGCTGGAGAGCATAATGAGTTCATAACTTGGGCCCAGTTCTGCAAAGAACCTCTGCCTGATCGAACATTCACCTTCTGGGATTGGTTCTTTGCCATAATGAAATTGACCAAGGATCATTTATTGAATCTGTGGAAAGAGGGTCTTATTGTTGGTTTCATAAATAAGCGCAAGACTTTGGAAGAAATTTTACCTATGCAACAATATGGCACATTTTTACTGCGTTTCTCTGACAGCGAATTGG GTGGTATAACTGTAGCTTTTGTCGACGATCAGGGTAATAAACTTATGTTGGCACCTTGGACGTCACGAGATTTAAATATACGCTGTTTGGCCGACCGCATACATGACTTGAACGTTTTACGTACTGTCTTTCCAAAGAATTTGGCACGTGATGAGGCGTTTGGTAGCTTCTACTCACACCACGTCG AAGAACAAACAACACGTGATGGCTATGTTGCAAATACAATAAGGGCACACGTGCCGGCCATAGAGGGCGGTTCTGTGGTGGGCACGCCGCAACATCAACCGCAAGATATATCAATACCGAa
- the LOC106617302 gene encoding signal transducer and transcription activator isoform X3, with the protein MTLWKSIVRSPELEKRMTQYYDVKGLTEIRVQFASWIEEFIMSHHQLPTNEKILEQLVNSFYDGLKQKLITLDGDSLLKFKIREICAHLARTTPLELYTYFRNGLLREIQALKEGMPQNPYMYNTALVGGHVNGIGGMNAGNPYLSGVGVSHINDVHMAEDAYALPARIQKLAVDVENMRMAIHNFQGEQDSVYNYFSDFNQTRAMMSAQDIQERENQFKEQYLILSERKKVVVTDLRRVINEYDTIQEQVIMALKMWQRNQALAGNGAPFHDNLDEIQRCIEMLVDMITKIQLYVTNLLAMGEDPILTDLLNHVRSTQKILVLSAFIVERQPPQVMKTHTRFAAAVRWLIGPQLEIYRTNPTIECVILSEAQAQRHAAHNSTSDMQTAAPPQSSGEILNNVSSMEFQQATRVFSASFRNMQLKKIKRAEKKGTESVMDEKFSLLFYTTVVFNEFKISCWTLSLPVVVIVHGNQEPQSWATITWDNAFSDITREPFQVPEKVRWAQLSVALDTKFGSATGRNLTEDNLNFLYEKLFRNEAGEHNEFITWAQFCKEPLPDRTFTFWDWFFAIMKLTKDHLLNLWKEGLIVGFINKRKTLEEILPMQQYGTFLLRFSDSELGGITVAFVDDQGNKLMLAPWTSRDLNIRCLADRIHDLNVLRTVFPKNLARDEAFGSFYSHHVEQTTRDGYVANTIRAHVPAIEGGSVVGTPQHQPQDISIPNFSDFESIIYDGCG; encoded by the exons ATGACTCTGTGGAAGAGTATCGTACGCTCTCCAGAGCTTGAAAAGCGCATGACTCAGTACTACGATGTCAAGGGCCTTACCGAGATACGCGTGCAATTTGCATCGTGGATTGAAGAGTTTATaat GTCGCATCACCAATTGCCAACTAACGAGAAAATTTTAGAACAACTAGTCAACTCATTCTACGACGGGCTCAAACAGAAGCTCATTACATTGGATGGTGATAgtttattaaagtttaaaattcgTGAAATTTGCGCACATTTAGCACGAACAACACCCCTTGAGCTATACACGTACTTTCGTAACGGTTTACTTCGTGAAATTCAGGCATTGAAGGAAGGAATGCCACAAAATCCCTACATGTATAATACAGCACTTGTTGGTGGTCATGTAAATGGGATCGGCGGCATGAATGCAGGTAATCCCTATTTGAGCGGTGTTGGCGTTAGCCACATCAACGATGTGCATATGGCCGAAGATGCGTATGCATTGCCGGCGCGCATACAAAAGCTAGCCGTTGATGTTGAGAATATGCGTATGGCCATACACAATTTCCAAGGTGAACAGGATTcggtatataattattttagtgaTTTCAACCAAACGCGTGCAATGATGTCGGCACAAGATATACAGGAACGTGAAAATCAATTTAAGGAACAGTATCTCATTTTATCTGAACGCAAGAAGGTTGTCGTCACTGATTTGCGACGCGTTATCAACGAATACGATACGATACAAGAGCAGGTGATAATGGCATTGAAAATGTGGCAACGTAATCAGGCTTTGGCTGGCAATGGTGCGCCATTCCATGACAATTTAGATGAGATACAACGCTGCATAGAGATGTTGGTGGATATGATtactaaaattcaattatacGTTACTAATCTGCTTGCGATGGGCGAGGATCCGATATTGACTGATTTGCTAAATCATGTACGTTCTACACAAAAAATTCTGGTGTTGTCGGCTTTTATAGTGGAACGCCAGCCGCCACAAGTGATGAAAACACATACGAG ATTTGCCGCTGCTGTACGATGGTTGATTGGCCCACAACTGGAGATATACAGAACTAATCCAACTATAGAATGCGTTATACTCTCAG AGGCCCAAGCCCAACGGCACGCCGCTCACAACAGCACTTCGGATATGCAAACCGCCGCTCCACCGCAGTCTTCtggtgaaattttaaataacgttAGCTCTATGGAATTCCAACAAGCTACCCGAGTATTCTCAGCCAGTTTTAG aaatatgcaattgaaaaaaattaagcggGCCGAAAAGAAAGGCACCGAGAGTGTTATGGACGAGAAGTTCTCTTTACTCTTCTACACAACTGTCGTTTTCAACGAATTCAAGATAAGT TGCTGGACACTTTCTTTGCCAGTTGTTGTGATTGTGCATGGAAATCAGGAGCCACAGTCCTGGGCTACTATCACTTGGGATAATGCATTTTCCGATATAACGCGTGAACCCTTCCAAGTGCCAGAGAAAGTACGCTGGGCGCAATTGTCTGTGGCTTTGGATACGAAGTTTGGTTCGGCGACTGGAAGAAATTTAACCGAAGATAACTTGAATTTTCTTT atgaGAAACTTTTCCGCAACGAAGCTGGAGAGCATAATGAGTTCATAACTTGGGCCCAGTTCTGCAAAGAACCTCTGCCTGATCGAACATTCACCTTCTGGGATTGGTTCTTTGCCATAATGAAATTGACCAAGGATCATTTATTGAATCTGTGGAAAGAGGGTCTTATTGTTGGTTTCATAAATAAGCGCAAGACTTTGGAAGAAATTTTACCTATGCAACAATATGGCACATTTTTACTGCGTTTCTCTGACAGCGAATTGG GTGGTATAACTGTAGCTTTTGTCGACGATCAGGGTAATAAACTTATGTTGGCACCTTGGACGTCACGAGATTTAAATATACGCTGTTTGGCCGACCGCATACATGACTTGAACGTTTTACGTACTGTCTTTCCAAAGAATTTGGCACGTGATGAGGCGTTTGGTAGCTTCTACTCACACCACGTCG AACAAACAACACGTGATGGCTATGTTGCAAATACAATAAGGGCACACGTGCCGGCCATAGAGGGCGGTTCTGTGGTGGGCACGCCGCAACATCAACCGCAAGATATATCAATACCGAa